One Agelaius phoeniceus isolate bAgePho1 chromosome 6, bAgePho1.hap1, whole genome shotgun sequence DNA window includes the following coding sequences:
- the FSHB gene encoding follitropin subunit beta, whose protein sequence is MKTLYCFVLLLCWKAICCNSCQLTNITIAVEREECEFCITVNATWCSGYCFTRDPVYKYPPVSTAQQTCTFKEVVYETVKIPGCGDHPEAFYSYPVATACHCDSCDTDTTDCTVRGLGPAYCSFSQNGRNQ, encoded by the exons ATGAAGACCCTTTATTGCTTCGTGCTGCTCCTTTGCTGGAAAGCAATTTGCTGCAACAGCTGCCAGCTCACCAACATCACCATTGCTGTGGAAAGAGAAGAATGTGAATTCTGTATCACAGTGAATGCCACGTGGTGCTCAGGATACTGCTTCACCAGG GATCCAGTATATAAATATCCTCCAGTATCAACTGCTCAGCAGACCTGCACCTTCAAGGAGGTTGTGTATGAAACAGTGAAGATCCCTGGCTGCGGTGACCACCCCGAAGCTTTCTACTCCTACCCAGTGGCTACAGCATGCCACTGTGACAGCTGTGACACTGACACCACTGACTGCACTGTCAGGGGACTGGGGCCAGCCTACTGCTCCTTCAGCCAGAATGGAAGGAACCAGTGA